In Haloimpatiens massiliensis, the following are encoded in one genomic region:
- the def gene encoding peptide deformylase yields the protein MALRNIRIEGDEILRKKCRKVDKIDRRLLTLIEDMKETMYKADGVGLAAPQIGILKRMAVIDVGEGPIVIINPEIIEKEGSYVDIEGCLSIPGRQGTVKRPEKVKVKALNERGEEVIIKGEGLLARAFCHEIDHLDGILFIDKTIEEGVID from the coding sequence ATGGCTTTAAGAAATATAAGAATAGAAGGCGACGAAATATTAAGGAAAAAATGTAGAAAGGTTGATAAAATAGATAGAAGACTTTTAACATTAATTGAAGATATGAAAGAAACTATGTATAAAGCCGATGGCGTGGGATTGGCAGCACCTCAAATAGGAATTTTAAAAAGAATGGCTGTAATAGATGTGGGTGAAGGACCTATTGTTATAATAAATCCTGAAATAATAGAAAAAGAAGGCAGTTATGTTGATATAGAAGGGTGCTTAAGTATACCTGGAAGACAGGGAACTGTAAAAAGACCTGAAAAGGTTAAAGTAAAAGCTTTAAATGAAAGAGGAGAAGAAGTAATAATAAAAGGAGAGGGACTTTTAGCTAGAGCATTTTGTCATGAAATAGATCATTTAGATGGAATTTTGTTTATAGATAAAACAATAGAAGAGGGTGTAATAGATTAA
- the fmt gene encoding methionyl-tRNA formyltransferase: MNIVFMGTPDFSVPSLKALIENYDVKAVFTQPDRPKGRGKQITMSSVKQVALENSIPVYQPHSLKKEKDIIEKLKEIKPDFIIVVAFGQILSKEVLEIPKYACINLHASLLPKYRGAAPINFAIINGEKKSGNTSMIMEEGLDTGDMLLKQEVEIGKDMTAGELHDILSEKGATLLLDTINNFSNIKREKQDDSLSCYASMMSKDMAKINWNESAENINNLIRGLNPWPVAFTNYEDRVMKIYKAHIINKKASEEPGRILKVSKEGIEVACGENILLIEKIQFPGKKPLFVKEYIRGNEIKEGVSLK, translated from the coding sequence ATGAATATAGTATTTATGGGAACACCAGATTTTTCAGTGCCTTCACTTAAGGCTTTAATAGAGAATTATGATGTAAAAGCAGTATTTACTCAACCGGATAGGCCTAAAGGGAGGGGAAAGCAAATAACCATGTCATCAGTTAAGCAGGTGGCTTTAGAGAATAGTATACCTGTTTATCAGCCTCATAGCTTAAAAAAGGAAAAAGATATTATTGAAAAGTTAAAAGAAATAAAACCAGACTTTATAATAGTAGTAGCTTTTGGACAAATTTTATCTAAGGAAGTTTTAGAAATTCCTAAGTATGCATGTATAAATTTACATGCATCATTATTACCTAAATATAGAGGAGCAGCTCCTATAAACTTTGCCATAATAAATGGTGAAAAGAAAAGTGGAAATACTTCTATGATTATGGAGGAAGGTTTAGATACAGGAGATATGCTTCTTAAACAGGAAGTAGAAATAGGAAAAGACATGACAGCAGGGGAGTTACATGACATTTTAAGTGAAAAAGGGGCCACGCTTTTATTAGATACTATAAATAATTTTTCAAATATAAAAAGAGAAAAACAAGATGATTCACTTAGTTGTTATGCTTCAATGATGAGTAAGGATATGGCAAAGATAAATTGGAATGAAAGTGCTGAGAATATTAACAATTTAATAAGAGGATTAAACCCATGGCCTGTTGCTTTTACTAATTATGAAGATAGAGTTATGAAAATATATAAAGCTCATATTATAAATAAGAAAGCTTCGGAAGAACCAGGACGAATATTGAAAGTTTCCAAAGAAGGCATAGAAGTTGCTTGTGGTGAAAATATTTTACTTATAGAAAAAATCCAATTTCCAGGTAAAAAGCCCCTATTTGTAAAAGAATATATTAGAGGTAATGAAATAAAAGAGGGAGTATCCCTTAAGTAA
- a CDS encoding transposase, translated as MYQRQEIFNIIELFTSQKLINFYTKIFDNLDLSPLPDRVPSKYGPTGFSRHALFRAFIVMKCEKFAQITDLKDFLENNLIIAQLCGFNILKSLPSYWVFQRFIKNLSNSYLKEIMKNQVNVLKELGFIDNNFVSVDATPVKANTKFNNPKSFSSNKFSKKNPPSSDKDCKLGVHTANNSLNVQVSEDKPNKSKKNYEFYWGYKNHVICDAISGLPIAEFTTTADINEISNFIEILTATNEWFSLKDSYIIADKGYDSKQNHDFIRNTLKGLAFIALNKRGTKKNSLTSTGNVICNGGLAMHKDGKQYFDSYIKQKFCCPYRKSKDDSLCPCKHKKYFNGKKNRGCVKYISIGTDYRASINRDSIFFKKIYSLRTESERYNSRWKNLNTEQAHVRNINSVTNLNTIGHICLLTVALAAIKSDCIDKSKSLSGFKRTA; from the coding sequence ATGTACCAACGTCAAGAAATCTTTAACATAATTGAACTTTTTACTTCTCAAAAGCTTATCAATTTTTATACAAAAATCTTTGATAATCTTGATTTATCTCCATTACCCGATAGGGTTCCTTCTAAATATGGCCCTACTGGATTTTCACGCCATGCTCTTTTTAGAGCTTTCATCGTCATGAAATGTGAGAAGTTTGCCCAAATTACTGATCTTAAAGATTTTTTAGAAAATAATTTAATTATAGCCCAACTTTGTGGTTTTAACATTCTTAAATCTTTACCTTCATACTGGGTTTTTCAGAGATTTATTAAAAATTTATCTAACTCTTATCTTAAAGAAATCATGAAAAATCAAGTTAATGTTCTTAAGGAGTTAGGTTTTATTGATAACAATTTTGTATCTGTTGATGCCACTCCTGTTAAAGCTAATACTAAATTTAATAATCCCAAATCTTTTTCAAGTAACAAGTTTTCTAAAAAGAATCCTCCATCTTCTGATAAAGATTGTAAACTAGGAGTTCATACTGCTAATAACTCCTTGAATGTTCAAGTTTCAGAGGATAAACCCAATAAATCAAAGAAAAATTATGAATTTTACTGGGGATACAAAAATCATGTTATTTGTGATGCTATATCGGGTCTTCCTATTGCTGAATTTACTACAACTGCCGATATCAATGAAATTTCTAATTTTATAGAAATTCTTACTGCTACAAATGAATGGTTTTCACTAAAAGACAGTTACATTATTGCTGATAAAGGATATGATTCAAAGCAAAATCATGATTTTATTCGTAACACCCTTAAAGGGCTTGCTTTCATTGCCTTAAATAAGCGTGGCACTAAGAAAAATAGTTTAACATCTACAGGTAATGTTATATGCAATGGCGGTTTAGCCATGCATAAAGATGGCAAACAATACTTTGATTCCTATATTAAGCAAAAATTCTGTTGTCCTTATAGAAAATCAAAAGATGATTCATTATGTCCATGTAAGCATAAAAAATATTTTAATGGTAAGAAAAACAGAGGTTGTGTAAAATACATAAGCATTGGAACTGATTATAGAGCTTCTATCAATCGTGATTCTATATTTTTCAAGAAAATATATAGCTTAAGAACTGAATCTGAAAGATACAATTCAAGATGGAAAAATCTCAATACTGAACAAGCTCATGTTAGAAATATTAACTCTGTTACTAATCTAAATACTATTGGACACATTTGCCTTTTAACCGTTGCACTTGCTGCTATAAAATCTGATTGTATAGATAAATCCAAATCCCTATCGGGATTTAAAAGAACAGCTTAA
- a CDS encoding zinc metallopeptidase, whose translation MFWYDSTIIILLPAIIITFWAQTKINTTFAKYSRISSRNGYTGAEVARMLLDSEGLFHIPVEMVNGKLTDHYDPRNKVMRLSQEVYGGTSVAAIGVAAHETGHAIQHKENYYPLTLRNSIVPIATIGSNASWILFVLGIFLRIQPLVNFGVILFSGVVLFQIITLPVEFNASSRALKVLNNRGILYDDELNGAKKVLSAAAMTYVAAALMAVSQLLRLFILSRRND comes from the coding sequence ATGTTTTGGTATGACAGTACTATAATAATACTTTTACCAGCTATAATAATAACATTTTGGGCTCAAACTAAGATAAACACTACTTTTGCTAAGTATTCACGAATATCTAGTAGAAATGGATATACAGGAGCTGAAGTAGCTAGAATGCTTTTGGATTCAGAGGGATTATTCCATATACCAGTAGAAATGGTCAATGGTAAATTAACAGATCACTATGATCCTAGAAATAAGGTTATGAGATTATCTCAAGAGGTTTATGGAGGAACTTCAGTGGCTGCTATAGGCGTAGCTGCCCATGAAACTGGTCATGCAATACAGCATAAAGAAAATTATTACCCACTTACTCTTAGAAACTCTATAGTTCCAATAGCTACTATAGGTTCTAATGCATCATGGATATTGTTTGTATTAGGTATATTTTTAAGAATTCAACCTTTAGTTAACTTTGGTGTAATTCTATTTAGTGGGGTTGTATTATTTCAAATAATTACTCTACCAGTGGAATTTAATGCTTCTAGCAGAGCTTTAAAAGTTTTAAATAATAGAGGAATATTATACGATGATGAATTAAATGGAGCAAAAAAGGTATTAAGTGCAGCAGCTATGACTTATGTAGCAGCAGCTTTAATGGCAGTTTCACAATTGCTAAGATTGTTTATATTAAGTAGAAGAAATGATTAA
- the rsmB gene encoding 16S rRNA (cytosine(967)-C(5))-methyltransferase RsmB, with protein sequence MNSREIIVNILGQIFNEKAYSNIVLNKTLNKLQIDAKDKAFITEIVYGTVKYKYTIDVILEHYVKRGLKSVEPYVLNVLRSSIYQIRYLSKVPDFAVVNEAVEICKKHSSGKASKFVNGVLRSYLRNKDTKYVKENMEENLAFKYSFPKWMVKFFMNNFGKEKCEKILEGLNQVPGVTVRVNNIKSSYDQVYDELLKLGYTVEEGEICPEALRIIKGKSIENNPLFKEGCITVQDESAMLVGAVMDLEENMTVIDLCSAPGGKTTHIAEIMNNTGRILAFDIHENKLKLIKDNSQRLGINNIQVGVLDAAEFHEKLEGVAHRVLMDVPCSGLGIIRKKPEIKWNKNKNELKELVKIQRNILKNGSKYLKKGGILLYSTCTLNKEENEKNIKWFLKENPEFKLENIYFGDLDNLIYHEEGYVSILPNKYMDGFFIAKLKKS encoded by the coding sequence ATGAATAGTAGAGAAATAATAGTTAATATATTAGGACAAATTTTTAATGAGAAGGCTTATTCAAATATAGTTTTAAATAAAACTTTAAATAAATTACAGATTGATGCTAAGGATAAGGCTTTTATAACAGAAATAGTTTATGGAACTGTTAAATATAAGTATACTATAGATGTTATATTAGAACATTATGTAAAAAGAGGATTGAAGAGTGTAGAGCCATATGTGCTGAATGTTCTAAGAAGTTCTATATATCAAATCAGGTATCTAAGTAAGGTACCTGATTTTGCAGTAGTAAATGAGGCAGTAGAAATTTGCAAAAAGCATTCCTCAGGTAAAGCATCTAAATTTGTAAATGGTGTTTTAAGAAGTTATTTAAGAAATAAGGATACAAAATACGTAAAGGAAAATATGGAAGAAAATTTAGCTTTTAAATATTCTTTTCCAAAGTGGATGGTAAAATTTTTTATGAATAATTTTGGCAAAGAAAAGTGTGAAAAAATTTTAGAAGGATTAAATCAGGTTCCAGGTGTAACTGTAAGGGTAAATAATATAAAAAGTTCCTATGACCAGGTTTATGATGAATTATTGAAACTAGGTTATACCGTAGAAGAGGGAGAAATTTGTCCTGAAGCATTGCGTATAATAAAGGGGAAAAGTATAGAAAACAATCCTCTTTTTAAGGAAGGATGTATAACTGTTCAAGATGAAAGTGCTATGTTAGTAGGTGCGGTGATGGATTTAGAAGAAAATATGACAGTTATAGACCTATGTAGTGCACCGGGGGGAAAAACTACACATATAGCTGAAATTATGAATAATACGGGCAGAATATTAGCTTTTGATATTCATGAAAATAAGTTAAAATTAATAAAAGATAATAGTCAAAGGCTGGGCATCAACAATATTCAAGTAGGGGTTTTGGATGCAGCGGAATTTCATGAAAAATTAGAAGGTGTAGCCCATAGGGTTTTGATGGATGTACCCTGTTCAGGACTTGGGATAATAAGAAAAAAACCTGAAATAAAATGGAATAAAAATAAAAATGAATTAAAAGAATTAGTAAAAATACAAAGAAATATATTAAAAAATGGAAGTAAATATTTAAAAAAAGGTGGAATACTCTTATACTCTACCTGTACTTTGAATAAAGAAGAAAATGAAAAAAATATTAAGTGGTTTTTAAAAGAAAATCCAGAATTTAAATTAGAAAACATATACTTTGGTGATTTAGATAATTTAATTTATCATGAGGAAGGCTACGTTTCTATACTTCCTAATAAATATATGGATGGTTTCTTTATAGCTAAATTAAAAAAAAGTTAG
- the rlmN gene encoding 23S rRNA (adenine(2503)-C(2))-methyltransferase RlmN has product MKNILDLDTEKLKLWMQQNGEKGFRAKQVFQWIYKGIFDFRSMKNISTNTLEKLEKDFYIGVPKVVTKLVSKEEDTVKFLFAYADGNLIESVVMKYKHGNSICVSTQVGCRMGCKFCASTIEGMVRNLSSGEILAQILKAQEEIGERISNVVLMGSGEPLDNYENVIKFIREISKSEGLNIGQRHITLSTCGIVPKIKELAHENLQITLAISLHAPNDNLRKQVMPIANKYSINEILDVCKYYIKKTNRRVSFEYALVEGFNDGKEQGEELSTILSGILCHVNLIPVNEIKENSLKKSSSDNIINFKNILCKNGIETTIRREMGSDIDAACGQLRRRYLNN; this is encoded by the coding sequence ATGAAAAATATTTTAGATCTAGATACGGAAAAATTAAAGTTATGGATGCAGCAGAATGGAGAAAAAGGATTTAGAGCAAAACAAGTGTTCCAATGGATTTACAAGGGGATTTTTGATTTTAGAAGTATGAAAAATATATCTACAAATACACTAGAGAAGCTAGAAAAGGATTTTTACATAGGTGTACCAAAGGTTGTTACAAAATTAGTTTCAAAGGAAGAGGATACAGTTAAATTTTTATTTGCCTATGCAGATGGAAACCTAATTGAAAGTGTTGTAATGAAGTATAAACATGGGAATTCTATATGTGTTTCTACTCAAGTAGGATGTAGAATGGGATGTAAATTTTGTGCATCTACTATTGAAGGTATGGTTAGAAATCTTTCCTCTGGGGAAATTCTAGCTCAAATTTTAAAAGCACAAGAAGAGATAGGTGAAAGAATTTCTAATGTAGTGCTTATGGGTAGTGGAGAACCTTTAGATAACTATGAAAATGTAATTAAATTTATAAGAGAAATTAGTAAAAGTGAAGGATTAAATATAGGTCAAAGACATATTACTCTTTCTACCTGTGGTATAGTTCCAAAAATAAAGGAATTAGCCCATGAGAATCTTCAAATAACATTAGCTATTTCATTACATGCACCTAATGATAACCTTAGAAAACAAGTTATGCCTATAGCTAATAAGTATTCTATAAATGAAATATTAGATGTATGTAAATACTATATTAAAAAAACTAATAGAAGAGTCAGTTTTGAGTATGCTTTAGTAGAAGGTTTTAATGATGGTAAAGAGCAAGGAGAAGAACTTAGCACTATATTAAGTGGAATACTATGTCATGTTAATTTGATACCTGTAAATGAAATAAAAGAAAATAGCTTAAAAAAATCTTCATCTGATAATATAATAAATTTTAAGAATATTTTATGTAAAAATGGCATAGAAACTACTATTAGAAGAGAAATGGGATCTGATATAGATGCTGCATGTGGTCAATTAAGAAGGCGTTATTTAAATAATTAA
- a CDS encoding Stp1/IreP family PP2C-type Ser/Thr phosphatase: protein MVGMLSDVGNKRRNNQDYIGSYEDSHKKLYVVADGMGGHNAGEVASKTAVEKIIEYIEKSNKEKSPSFIISEAIKYANEAIFHIACENDEYKGMGTTVTACFIVKNQMFVGHVGDSSCYIVKNDGSLYKVTKDHSLVQQLVDNGAISEDEAFTHPNRNVITRAVGTKFLVKVDIYNVDLNEVRKIILCTDGLTKEMKDEEILEVVKKYNDQQEACEALLEICKIRGANDNISVIVFEGECK, encoded by the coding sequence ATGGTGGGAATGTTATCCGATGTAGGAAATAAGAGACGGAATAATCAGGATTACATAGGAAGTTATGAAGATAGCCATAAGAAATTGTATGTAGTTGCAGACGGTATGGGGGGACATAATGCTGGAGAAGTAGCTAGTAAAACTGCAGTAGAAAAAATAATAGAATATATTGAAAAAAGTAATAAAGAAAAGTCCCCTTCTTTTATAATATCAGAGGCAATTAAATATGCAAATGAGGCTATATTTCATATAGCCTGTGAAAATGATGAGTATAAAGGTATGGGGACTACTGTTACAGCATGTTTCATTGTGAAAAATCAGATGTTTGTAGGACATGTAGGAGATAGCAGTTGCTATATAGTAAAGAATGATGGTTCCTTATATAAGGTAACAAAAGACCATTCACTTGTGCAACAGTTGGTAGATAATGGAGCTATAAGTGAAGATGAGGCATTTACTCATCCTAATAGGAATGTTATAACACGAGCTGTAGGTACTAAATTTTTGGTAAAAGTAGATATATATAATGTAGATTTAAATGAAGTAAGAAAAATCATATTATGTACAGATGGATTAACTAAGGAAATGAAAGATGAAGAAATACTAGAAGTGGTAAAAAAATACAATGATCAACAGGAAGCATGTGAGGCTTTATTAGAAATATGTAAAATTAGAGGAGCCAATGATAATATTTCTGTTATTGTATTTGAAGGAGAGTGTAAGTGA
- the pknB gene encoding Stk1 family PASTA domain-containing Ser/Thr kinase has product MIGKNMLGNRYELLEKIGEGGMAEVYKAKCHILNRYVAIKILKNEFANNEDFVKKFQTEARAAGSLSDSRIVNIYDVGNEDNINYIVMEYIKGKTLKEVINEKGKIEYIRAIEIAIGIAKALECAHKNDIIHRDIKPHNIMITEEGNVKVTDFGIARVSNFSTITNTNKVVGSAHYFSPEQARGTIVDCRSDIYSLGILMYEMVTGKVPYDADTPVSVALKHIQESVIPPVQFNPDIPKSLNDLIIKCIEKEPIKRYQNAAELIEDLYSIKNNRDAQIKLNNNYDDFTRVMDPINVDELSKSNIYTDGNEEEKNDEEDDEEDYEDEDTEENNALRRKSRSPRKNKGKGKKIAIIASSIVVVLAVIGIVANLFLGGKLGGKKVVVPNIVGLNKEEAKKLVEEKGLVFLVQSSEASDKPEGEVISCSPNEGAKVKAKTEVKAIISAGNKKVKVPDLKNLNIEEAKRKIIENDLNVGNIKFETSSQFKNGRVMEQSPSSGSEVSSGEKIDLIVSKGEEGMVLVPDLSNQDIKEVEQMLKSLKLKLGNKVEINTNDKTKDGKVYNQSIAPNTKIEEGTEINVSYFKYSGSFD; this is encoded by the coding sequence ATGATAGGGAAAAATATGCTAGGAAATCGATATGAATTATTGGAAAAAATAGGAGAAGGTGGCATGGCTGAGGTATATAAAGCTAAATGTCACATACTAAATAGATATGTAGCCATAAAAATATTAAAAAATGAATTTGCAAACAATGAAGATTTTGTTAAAAAATTTCAAACAGAAGCCAGGGCTGCAGGAAGTTTGTCAGATAGCCGCATAGTAAATATATATGATGTAGGCAATGAAGATAATATAAATTATATAGTTATGGAGTATATAAAAGGTAAAACTCTAAAAGAAGTAATAAACGAAAAGGGAAAAATAGAGTATATAAGGGCTATAGAAATTGCAATTGGAATAGCGAAAGCTTTAGAGTGCGCCCATAAAAACGATATAATTCATAGAGATATAAAACCACACAATATTATGATAACAGAAGAAGGAAATGTTAAAGTAACTGACTTTGGAATAGCTAGAGTTTCTAATTTTAGTACTATAACTAATACTAATAAAGTAGTAGGTTCAGCGCATTATTTTTCACCTGAACAGGCAAGAGGGACTATTGTTGATTGTAGAAGTGATATATATTCCTTAGGTATATTAATGTATGAAATGGTTACGGGAAAAGTTCCTTATGATGCAGATACTCCCGTGAGTGTAGCTTTAAAACACATACAAGAGTCGGTTATTCCTCCAGTACAGTTTAATCCAGATATCCCGAAGAGCCTAAATGATTTAATTATAAAATGTATTGAAAAGGAACCTATAAAAAGATATCAAAATGCAGCGGAGCTCATAGAGGATTTGTATTCCATTAAAAATAATAGAGATGCACAAATTAAATTAAATAATAACTATGATGATTTTACTAGAGTAATGGATCCTATAAATGTGGATGAACTTAGTAAAAGTAATATCTATACTGATGGTAATGAAGAAGAAAAAAATGATGAAGAAGATGATGAAGAAGATTATGAAGATGAAGATACCGAAGAAAATAATGCTTTAAGAAGAAAAAGCAGAAGTCCTCGAAAGAATAAGGGCAAAGGTAAAAAGATAGCAATAATAGCTTCTTCAATTGTAGTTGTATTAGCTGTTATTGGAATAGTAGCTAACCTATTTTTAGGCGGTAAATTAGGTGGGAAGAAAGTGGTAGTTCCTAATATAGTGGGTTTAAACAAAGAAGAAGCAAAAAAGCTAGTTGAAGAAAAAGGATTAGTTTTTTTAGTACAATCTTCAGAAGCTAGTGATAAACCAGAAGGTGAAGTAATATCTTGTTCTCCTAATGAGGGAGCAAAGGTTAAAGCTAAAACAGAAGTTAAAGCTATTATAAGTGCAGGAAATAAAAAAGTTAAAGTCCCAGATTTGAAAAATTTAAATATTGAGGAAGCTAAGAGAAAGATAATAGAAAATGATTTAAATGTGGGAAATATTAAATTTGAAACGAGTAGTCAGTTTAAAAATGGTAGGGTTATGGAACAATCCCCTTCTTCAGGAAGTGAAGTTAGTTCAGGAGAAAAAATAGATTTAATAGTAAGTAAGGGAGAAGAGGGAATGGTGTTAGTTCCTGATTTAAGCAATCAAGATATAAAAGAAGTTGAACAAATGCTAAAAAGTCTTAAATTAAAATTAGGGAATAAAGTAGAGATTAACACGAATGATAAAACTAAGGATGGAAAGGTATATAATCAATCCATAGCACCAAATACCAAAATAGAAGAAGGAACTGAAATTAATGTAAGTTATTTTAAATATTCAGGTTCTTTTGATTAA
- the rsgA gene encoding ribosome small subunit-dependent GTPase A, with amino-acid sequence MEGIIIKGVGGLYYVKSGNELIKCKARGKFRFNELTPMVGDIVDINVNEGQGVIEHINSRSNELIRPFVSNVTQAFVVVTLKNPDLNLNLLNSFLILCQSKGLKISVCFNKLDLVDLEEEKNSTIIEMLKEAGYQVFLLKAKTGEGIEVLKGKLKDEVTVFCGPSGVGKSTILNKIAGREVMKTGDISDKSKRGKHTTRHSELIDIAGGFVVDTPGFSSLDISFIKKEELKYCFPEFEKYNHQCKFSNCMHYKEPACAVKEAVEKGEISRERYQFYIKVIEDITHQRRN; translated from the coding sequence ATGGAAGGTATAATAATTAAAGGTGTAGGTGGACTGTACTATGTTAAAAGTGGCAATGAATTAATAAAGTGTAAAGCTAGGGGTAAGTTCAGATTTAATGAACTTACTCCTATGGTTGGAGATATAGTGGATATAAATGTAAATGAAGGCCAAGGGGTTATAGAACATATAAATAGCAGAAGCAATGAACTTATTCGTCCTTTTGTATCTAATGTAACTCAAGCTTTTGTAGTAGTTACATTAAAGAATCCTGATTTGAATTTAAATTTACTAAATAGCTTTTTAATACTTTGTCAGTCAAAGGGATTAAAAATATCTGTATGTTTTAATAAATTAGATTTGGTAGATTTAGAGGAGGAAAAAAACTCTACAATAATAGAAATGTTAAAAGAAGCAGGTTACCAAGTTTTTCTTTTAAAAGCTAAAACTGGCGAGGGAATAGAAGTTTTAAAAGGAAAACTTAAAGATGAGGTAACAGTATTTTGTGGTCCTTCAGGAGTTGGAAAATCTACTATTTTGAATAAAATAGCAGGAAGAGAAGTTATGAAAACTGGAGATATAAGCGATAAATCTAAAAGAGGTAAACATACCACAAGACATAGTGAACTTATAGATATAGCAGGCGGATTTGTGGTGGATACTCCAGGTTTTTCTTCTTTAGACATAAGTTTTATAAAAAAGGAAGAGTTAAAATATTGTTTTCCAGAATTCGAAAAATATAATCATCAATGTAAATTTTCAAATTGTATGCATTATAAAGAGCCAGCATGTGCAGTGAAAGAAGCTGTGGAAAAAGGTGAAATTTCTAGAGAAAGATACCAATTTTATATTAAAGTGATAGAAGACATAACACATCAGAGGAGGAATTAA
- the rpe gene encoding ribulose-phosphate 3-epimerase — protein sequence MIKLAPSILSADFSKLGEELKNLENNGIEVVHIDVMDGNFVPNISLGLPVIKSIRKETKMIFDVHLMIENPSRYIEDFVKSGADIITIHYEADKHVDRTINYIKSFGIKAGVSLNPGTPVSSIKNLINVVDMVLIMSVNPGFGGQKYIEYSSDKIREVKEISNKLNKELIIEVDGGINKDTIKKAVDAGANFIVAGSAVFKNGNIEGNIKALKEGM from the coding sequence ATGATTAAATTAGCACCATCTATATTATCAGCAGATTTTTCAAAACTAGGAGAGGAATTAAAAAATCTAGAGAATAATGGTATAGAAGTAGTACATATAGACGTAATGGATGGAAATTTTGTGCCTAATATATCATTGGGTTTACCTGTAATTAAAAGTATAAGAAAAGAAACTAAAATGATATTCGATGTACATTTAATGATAGAAAATCCATCTAGATATATTGAGGATTTTGTAAAAAGTGGAGCAGACATAATTACTATACATTATGAAGCAGATAAGCACGTGGATAGAACTATAAATTACATAAAGAGCTTTGGAATAAAGGCTGGTGTATCACTTAATCCAGGAACTCCTGTAAGTTCAATTAAGAATTTAATAAATGTAGTGGACATGGTATTGATAATGTCCGTAAATCCAGGATTCGGTGGACAAAAATACATAGAATATTCTTCAGATAAAATAAGAGAAGTAAAGGAAATAAGTAATAAATTAAATAAAGAATTGATAATTGAAGTAGATGGAGGAATAAATAAAGATACTATTAAAAAAGCAGTTGATGCAGGAGCAAATTTTATAGTAGCAGGGTCTGCTGTATTTAAAAATGGTAATATTGAAGGTAATATAAAAGCTTTAAAAGAAGGAATGTAA